The DNA window cggaccagccatctctgcagataagtagctactagagatattagctagtctcccattagaatgaatggacgcagccgacgcgcagggggttaaggctgtgtgccggctgcttacattcattcctatggaaccgcagcggagccttcacactgagtatacactccgctcagaatgagcggagcgtatactcagtgtaaaggctaacattgttagcttttcccacaatgcttggccagcagcaaagcattgtgggaaataatcaccgatctcgatcccacctacaaagattgtgttcggaattccaatggcgatcgtgaaattttctcgattgccgatcggaatccgatcttttccgaacacgatcgctcaaccctagtggagacCAAGTTTTTACATgtagaaagagaaggaaagaaaagcGAAATGAACCAAAGATAAGAGAAGATGGCGAAATATAATTCCACCATTTAATGAGAATAAAGTTAAATGTACCGGCTAAAGCCAAAACATAAAGACAATTACAAAATTAAGTAAAATTAATAATTGTGAAATTAGAAGCATTCTCAAATGAATCGCAAATCAGGTGTCACGTCCATTGGTGATCTGGTACAGCAGTCGTTTAGTCCCTTTTAAGAGTCTGGGGCTAAGATACTATACCAAGCACATGTGATATGTACGGCACTATGCTTAATATTCAGTGAAGTGTCCGCAGATTCTTCAACCATCTAAatgtgtcagacctccaccagtCTTCATCATGTAATTCCCAAAAAGCCTCTTTAAGGCCAGGCTTATGGACCGGAAACACCATGATCTTtcccacggcgttttacagtaactgtaaagtggatgggcttcatatgaatcccatgcccactttgcggtataaACCACAGcatggtgttaggattgggtcccgtaggttgctatcatagcacacagcgccacctgcggatcagtctaaccatccagctttcaccttactgagcatgctcagacgtattggagctgctcataAGCAAAGTGCCATttcccccctactgagcatgagcggtgaggtcatggccaccgccccccattgggcggggacttccctttaaatagtgtgagctgacgcccgctgggggctcacactttgactaaaatctcctcaaagtccacggagtgaataacagtagtttgcagggataggctccagtactcaggcaggtttcagactaggcctctgtgtagggttcctctgcttctcctgggtgctgttaggtaggacctgtaaaccctgaactgttagagctaccccagggctaggagcagtagatgctgttccagcttgtagatctgcggcaggtatggtctctgagatagcctatgtgaactgtctgacttcatgtatggctcctagctgtgtgcgggagcatgggtgtgtgatgtctccaagctgtgtgcaggaccatgcaaactcccctggggactccaagctgtgcacaggagaatgttctaaaacttccgtggtggcccctagctgtcgcaggggtaagtgtgtgtgtttgctggcctggggtaagtgttaacccttggcagccgtgtgtgtttcacttgtactggtgcacttggccagtgagctaaactggcggggttttagttgcaccttgttcacatggagtgtcgcacagtacacactgttcacattgagttcaggctgcagtgtctttgcaactgttcacattaattaccgcgctgcagtgtctttgcagtagttcacatttagttcagacatacagccgtccATATGGGCCtatggacctcgctgtagtgttctacagctaagaggttctgtagtttaaattatatatatatatatagaaccgTAACACATGGacacgctacgatttccaaaaccagtgcattCTTGGAAattacagtatgtcaattatatctacagaaatggcgGTGGCttacccgtagatataatggtaaaagtaagtccgcggaggaaaactctgcaaacgttctgtttaaagtgctgtgggaagaaccgtgatgtgttcctGCCACTGTATTTCCAGCAGCACTTCATACCTGCGCATCATCCCATGGAGCCTtctcctaaggctaaggccccacattgcagaaaaacagatgttttgttgcagattttttgagccaaagccaggagtggactcagcaaaaggtagaaatataagacctaaggaacccattgaagtcaatgggaggattttttttttttcagcactgaaattccaaaccaaattcttctccattttcctaaaacaaaaatcaaactaTGCCCCTCTGTGGAATGGGGTTGACCATACTTtttaggccagttgcagacaacCCCGCTGTGGGTCAGTGTGTTGTCCGTGTATTTCCTGGATAGCACTGTTGGGGAATTGCTaagacaattccccagtagctgctggaaaccctggggtggGACACAAGAcagagtgagccctaagctgaagacccccactgtcccttcctattgccagaccctatcctacgtaataggcagcaacttgaagacaatcccttcctgtatatgtgatacacaaaacgcagacaagacgaacaacaacaaaggggtaAAAGTCGAGCAATacagtgccaaatcaaagtccaaaagaatagtcagtagggaaagccaaaggtcaaggattagaatacaagtaataacagcaagagaataagccagcacgcacaaggcaatagcaagcaccaatgtgaatgtgagccaagactaaataaggaggaagaacccgccaagGAGTTGATGGGTGGATAGGCTGTCAACCATAGGGCAAGActgaaattaactattagaggagcagagggaaatgaaggtgaaggagacgggtgtggtggaaaatcaattaccaaggtgaaagaatggGACAAAGTGTTCAAacaatgcaagaagaacccaaggTTCTTCCCAAAGCCAAGGCCAGATGATGACGCCgaagcccggatgggcaaagatttCACAAGCACACTGACttattcttttctatgggtctGTACATACGAGTGTGATTTTCACGGTCCCGTGTGAGGGCCgacagtcaatgggagctggtttttacgcactcatactgaacgacttttacgttcagaatgagcggaacgtacactccgtgtgaaggctcccttaccaaAGTAATATAGCCAGAATTtaaagggaaaacagattttTATGAACAAGACACGATGCCTTGTCTATTGCAGGATTAGGGGAGTGAACTGTGGACATGGTGCAAAGCTTATAACGAAAGAAAACAACTATTTCTTATTATTTACcttgaaataataaaataaaataatttcaatGTAATTTCTGTCTCGCTGCGATTTGTCTcaattatggaaaaaaaataattggtCTCAAGCGGTGAAAGCTTCCTTAGAAAACCTTTATAAGCCGAGGTCTCACATGAGATTTGGCCGGATCGTTAGAAGATCATAGAATTCTCCTAATTTCAGtgtttttattttactaattatattacatgtattttattattattatttgtattgatATTTTCATCTTTATTCATTCTTAAGCAATCCTATATTTTAATATCAAAATAGAGTCTCCTTCTATTCCACGATCTTCTTGTATCTATGGTTCATACCATTCCATGTTGTCTTCTCCTCCTTTTTCTAAATGTAAGAACCAAAGGTGGATTGTCTTCAGTTTCGGTCAATTATATTAATTTCAGGTTAGACTATATTATTATTCATCGTATGATGGAGACCAAGAACAGGACGCCCATCATTACAGAATTTATTCTACTTGGATTTACTACGGACCCCAAGATAAATGCCGCGCTCTTTGTCTTATTCTTTATCATCTACCTGGTGACATTTATTGGGAACAGTCTCATAATATATATAATCATCACCAACCCCAAGTTACATAAACCCATGTACTTCTTTCTCTGCGTATTATCCATTCTTGACTTGTGCAATTCTTCATTGGCTGTTCCCCGATTATTATGTGATCTCTTCTCTACTGAAAGGACCATCCCATACATGGCTTGCCGTCTTCAAACCCATGCCATCCTTGTGGTGGAAGGTTCTGAGTGCCAGCTTCTCGTTGTGATGGCTATTGATCGATATATCGCCATATGTCACCCTCTTCGCTACCCGGTCCTCATGCGTTGGGGTAATTGTTATAAGTTGGTGGCTCTAGTATTCATTGTTACGTTTATGCTTTGTTCTTTCCCTACGATTGTCTCTCCGTTCACTATTTGCTATAACCAGATTAACCATTTCATGTGCGAGACGTTAGCTTTTATTAAGTTGTTATGTGAGAACACATCTGAAATTGAGCTTCAGATATTCGCTGTCAGTTTCCTCACTCTCCTTGTTCCTCTTCTGCTCATCTTACTATCTTATGCTTGTATCATATACTCTGTAATGAAGATTCGCTCTGCGGGAAGGTCTAAGGCTTTCTCCACCTGTACGTCCCATCTCGCGGTGGTGGCTTTGTACTTCGGGACAGTCATGTTGCTGTATCTTGGCCCTGCCTCCATGTACTCGACAGACCAGGAGAAATATAGCTCCATATTCTATGTCATTATAACCCCAATGCTGAATCCTCTCATCTACAGTCTCAATAACCGGGAGGTTAAAGACGCCATTAAGAAGGAGATTCTCGCTAAATTCACCAAGTAACttacattaacccttaagtactatcatggtgtccattagagatgagcgagtagtattcgatcgagtaggtattcgatcgaatactacggtattcgaaatactcgtacaagttcgatgcaaaaccagcattgattggccaaatgctaaacagtcggccaatcaacactggttcttctcctacctttagaagtcttctccatgcagaatccttgcggcgtcttccggctctgaattcactctgcccagacccgatgcctggcagagtgaattcagagtcagaagacgccgcggggacgctgcacggagaagacttctcggaggatccagcccgaccctcactcgtggacttggtaagcgtaatttgatcgaacgttgcctacccctgaaacgagcattcccccccccccatagactataatagggttcgatttgagtagtcgaatattgaggggctactcgaaacgaatatcgaatatcgaacattttactgttcgctcatctctagtgtccatcaTACACcaataccatacacatatcattatgacagacaccatgatggtacttaagggttaagaggGCTCTAACTGAGTTTAGGAATTGCtttacacattttttattttccatttaaaTTCATCAATAATTATTGTAAATCCTCctctattaaccctttaaggacaaggTAAGAAATTTCCTTAAGGACACCGCCTTAATTCCAATTAATTGTGTCATGTTGTAATAACTTGCAAGTGATATTGATAATGCATATTTCATGGTGGTCATTTATTTTGTCCCAGATAGTCATATTTCAGAGTTTCTAGATAGGACAACCCATTGTATTTTTCAATTGGATTCCATTCTCCAGAACTTATCTTTGTGATTGCTAAAACcattatttttgatatttaaaggTAATTtccaggtttatttttttttcttactgaggactgttccttactagagatgagcgagtagtattcgatcggatacctcccctgcatagtcattggtgtactcggtcgaataccacatggtaaacgtagtaaaaattcgattcccctcccaccttccctggcattgtttttacaccaatacctatgcaggagaggtatttgatcgaatatactcgctcatctctattccttactagagatgagcgaacagtaaaatgttcgaagttcgatattcgtttcgagtagcccctcaatattcaactactcgaattgaatatcgaaccctattatagtctatggggggaaaatgctcatttcaggggtaggcaacgttcgatcaaattatacttaccaagtccacgagtgagggtcagcctggatcctccgagcagtcttctccgtgcagcgtccccgcggcatcttccagctctgaattcactctgccaagcatcgggcctgggcagagccaactgcgcatgcccgcactacaagcctggcagagtgaatgaagagtcggaagacgccgcggggaagctgcacggagaagtcttctaaaggtaggagaagaaccagcgttgattggaagactgtatagcattcggccaatcaatgctggttctgcatcgaacttttacattcgaatagtgagtagtactcgatcgagtacttcatgcaactttgatttaaattgaatgttttataaaaaaaaaataaaaaaatgcaaataaatgtatattagtggtCAAACGTGTAAACCAAACAAAaacttatatgcaccaaacctcctaaaaataagaattcaacatATGCAGAGTTCATtgatatcactatggcctgcaccggcatgcacgtgtcttcagaaaatcacaagaactggaaggaacaaaaaaatctgctttgaagctgcaaatgttaaaaaagtatcatcctataaatgtagggattacacaccatgagaagtaagtgaacccctaaaccctatatattttttgaaagtagaaaaactgaagattacaaatgtctcaatgggttatcgatagccacatccacctgcATGCAACTTTCTGACAAACACAaatcattttttgaaaaaatccactaaaacacatatttgcacctaaaactcatgtttaaTGTTTCATATACACAACCACCtgcatgcaactttgcagcaaacagagattacaagcaaaaattgcgcaaaaattcaaagtagttttcaaaaaactgcaatatgtgaggagttcatacataccgcaCATGTATATCTTTACAGGGGCGGATGTTAAAGAAACGCAGatatcgcagaaatgcgccaacccattttgtgcatgcagatTAATTAGGACTTTACATATAAATGTTATGTTCCATCCTCCtataaattttttttgcaatttctatGCAAAGAAGATCTCTCCAAGAAGCGCGGTATCTTGTGATACTTTGCAAAGTAGTTaagaaaatttgtaaaaaattgTGGACTCCAAGAAATTATACAGACATTTTGAAGATTCAAGAACCCTTGTAAACCATAATAAAATGAGAAGCCTTGGCACAATGGTAAATCTTTTGAGAAGAGTCTGTACATCTAAGGGTAAGTACACATGAGGTTTTTtgaactggaacctgaggcgaaggccgtctcaggttctggtccaaaatatgagtcgctgcgactggatgccgatgcagtgcaccagcatccagttgcgcactccgctctggattaggtccaaatgaatgggcctagtcgggagggagtgtcttcaggcggatgttgcctgaaagaatgagcatgtggcttctttttccagaatccggaacaaacggctgatttcaataggagccgtctttttggtcaggattttgaggcggatacggtttcaaaatcctgaccaaaaaaccccatgtgaatttaccctaaatcTTTTCCAAGAGGACCTTAGTAAGTAAGGAACCCACAAATTAatctatagtagagatgagcgatattcgatattcgttttgagaaacctctcaatattcgactactcaaatcgaatatcgaatcctattatagtctatggggggaaaatgctcgtttcaggggtaggcaacgttcgatcaaactgaacttaccaagtccatgagtgagggtcgggactggattctccgagaagtcttctctgtgcagcgcccccgcatcgtcatccggcaatgaattcactctgccaggcatcgggcctgagcagagccgactgcgcatgcccgcactacaagaaaatggccacttacagtcaaagcaggcattttcttgtagcacgggcatgcacagttggctctgcccaggcccgatgtctatcagagtgaattaagagccggaaaacgccgcggggacgctgcgcggagaagacttctaaaggtaggagaagaaccagcgttgattggccgactgtatagcattcggccaatcaacgctagttctgcatcaaatttttccattcgactaGCGAGTGGTAcgcgatcgagtatgagtatttcgaataccgtagtatacgatcgaatacctactcgatcgaatactacatgctcatctctaatctatagGCTTTATTTAAATAGGATTAAATTGTATCTATGGGATTAATGCAATGACATTTTCCAAAAATtacccttattagagatgagcgaacagtgttctatcgaacacatgttcgatcggatatcagggtgttcgccatgttcgaatcgaatcgaacaccgcgtggtaaagtgcgccaaaattcgattcccctcccaccttccctggcgccttttttgcaccaataacagcgcaggggaggtgggacaggaactacgacaccgggggcattgaaaaaaattggaaaaagtcattggctgccgaaatcaggtgacctccattttagacgaatagtggatttcaaatccgggtcatatgagaatgtgaactttgtgactatgagacagggatagctgtacaggcagggatagctagggataacctttatttaggggggaatgttattaaaaataactttttggggctctatcgggtgtgtaattgtgatttttgtgagataaactttttcccatagagatgcattggccagcgctgattggccgaattccgtactctggccaatcagtgctggccaatgcattctattagcttgatgaagcagagtgtgcacaagggttcaagcgcaccctcggctctgatgtagcagagctgaggctgcacaagggttcaagcgcaccctcggctctgatgtaggagagccgagggtgcacttgaacccttgtgcaccctcggctctgctacatcagagccgagggtgcgcttgaacccttgtgcacactctgcttcatcaagctaatagaatgcattggccagcgctgattggccagagtacggaattcggccaatcagcgctggctctgctggaggaggcggagtctaagatcgctccacaccagtctccattcaggtccgaccttagactccgcctcctccagcagagccagcgctgattggccgaattccgtactctggccaatcagcactggctaatgcattgcattggcgtgatgaagcagtgctgaatgtgtgtgcttagcacacacattcagctctacttcatcgggctaatagaatgcattggccaatcagcgctggccaatgcattctattagcgtgaactgagtttgcacaggggttctagtgcaccctcggctctgctacatcagattgctacatctgatgtagcagtgccgagtgtgcatcagatgtgtagttgagcaaaactgactcagcactgctaagtctctgcattcgcataggaatgcattggccagccttcggccaatcagcgctggctctgccggaggaggcggagtctaaggtcggacctgaatggagactggtgtggagcgatcttagactccgcctcctccagcagagccagcgctgattggtcgagttccgtactctggccaatcagcactggccaatgcatttctatggggaaaagttagcttgcgaaaatcgcaaactgacagggatttccatgaaataaagtgacttttatgcccccagacatgcttcccctgctgtcccagtgtcattccagggtgttggtatcatttcctggggtgtcatagtggacttggtgaccctccagacacgaatttgggtttcccccttaacgagtttatgttccccatagactataatggggttcgaaacccattcgaacactcgaacagtgagcggctgttcgaatcgaatttcgaacctcgaacattttagtgttcgctcatctctaacccttaTGACTCTCAAGACTCTTAGCATTATGTTTGGCAGACtgctgagttgaaacaaacataCTTATATTGCTGGATGTGTTGATGTTTTTATTGGAACCTTACAGGGTACATAAAACTTTTTGTTCACTTATTGTTCAATTTTGTACTTTGGGACGGCCATGTTGCTATATCTTGGCCCCGCATCCATGTACTCTACAGACCAGGAGAGATATTGCTCCATGTGTTATGTTATTATCACCCCAATGCTGAATCCTCTCATCTACAGTCTCAATAACAGGGAGGATAAAGATATAATTAAGACATCTCTAAGAACAATCTCGCAATGGCTCAGTCTGTACATTAAAGGGGGTTTACTGACTTTATCATTTGCTCTGTACATTTTTAggtttttgtaattattttataATCCAAAGTATAAAATAAAGTGACATTGAACAAGGTTTTGCCTCCTTTGTGTGTGATGTATATCTAGAAATTGCGCATATATAGAAATAGTTCATCTGTGCCCATGGGTTAGGCATCTTCCGGCAATCACTGCTGAGTATCTGGCATAAACCCACCAAACTGGTCCTGTACGTAGAGTGAAAAATCCTGATAATACTGGTGTGTTCATATATTACCTCGGAAGGTCAATGGTTATACTTTACCCTTCAGATGGGACAATCTAGCTGGAAAGGCAATAACTAGGTTCCAAGAAAAATTATGTTTAAGGGAGGGAATGATGAGATAGTTCAGAGTGCATTgacaataaaaaattaaaaaatttattttaccATGCTGACCATTGTCTAATTTTATACCCCCACCCCTACATTGCATATAATGTTTTCCGTCCGTCAAAGTTCTTTTGTCTGGGGAAGGGTATTCCACACATAAGCTCAAACTGAAATACAGTTTGAACCTACCGTACAAGGATAAGGCTCAGCCCCTGAGCACCCTTCATTTCCCCCTCCTGACCATGAAAAGTACTGTGCAGAAGCAGTCTCCATTgcagtccgatcttagactctgcctcctcacagacgagcctccggcagaaccagtgttgattggccgaatgctgtacactggccaatcaatgctggtcaatgcattcctatgagaaaaaagtaagctccctcgtaacagcaagctgccagctctcccgactagcaaggacgagcctgctgcagaaccaacgttgatttgccgcaggctagtctttgctagtcaggagagctggcagcttgtggctatgagggagctgactttttatcagcgcaactgcaagcgctgtgcggttaaagcgcacggaccccatagactataatggggtccatgcactttaaatgcacagtgctcctcctaaacactctcctcctgctactcgtggacttggtgactctgctttagtcgaatagtggtttaccctgaaattagcattttttcccatagactataatgggatgtgacatttgatcgagtagtcgaatattgaggctctactcgaaacgaatatcaaatctcgaatatttcactgttcgctctagTAAAGGACAATCTGTTAAATTTTCTCCCTCACTAATAAACATGAGCAGGGTTATAAAGGACATGATGTGGAATTGCTCCTCTTAATGTATATGAATACAACACAGATACAATGTAAACTCCTTATT is part of the Leptodactylus fuscus isolate aLepFus1 chromosome 3, aLepFus1.hap2, whole genome shotgun sequence genome and encodes:
- the LOC142198641 gene encoding olfactory receptor 8U9-like, producing the protein METKNRTPIITEFILLGFTTDPKINAALFVLFFIIYLVTFIGNSLIIYIIITNPKLHKPMYFFLCVLSILDLCNSSLAVPRLLCDLFSTERTIPYMACRLQTHAILVVEGSECQLLVVMAIDRYIAICHPLRYPVLMRWGNCYKLVALVFIVTFMLCSFPTIVSPFTICYNQINHFMCETLAFIKLLCENTSEIELQIFAVSFLTLLVPLLLILLSYACIIYSVMKIRSAGRSKAFSTCTSHLAVVALYFGTVMLLYLGPASMYSTDQEKYSSIFYVIITPMLNPLIYSLNNREVKDAIKKEILAKFTK